From bacterium:
ACTGCGCCGAATCGTGCTGCATGCACGAGCGCCGTAGGCACCTGCCGCGGCTCGGCAGCGACCCACGAGTTCGCGACATGGGCAGCCAGTGGGGTCATGACTACTTCTGTTCGCGATGGCCGAGGTGGAGCTCCCGAAGACCACTGACGCGCTCACCGCTGAAGCGCTGTTCAGGTACTGCGTCATCGCCTTCGTTCTGGCGCGCGAGACGATTGGAGACACGCGTGCCGAGGCCATCACCGAGGCCCTCGACGAGCCCCACCTCACGGTGACTGGCCTCATCCGCACGGTCAGTCGGCGTTCGCTCTATCGCTGGATCGCCGCCTACCATTGCGGCGGCATCGCCGCCCTCGAGCCGGCGAAGCGAGAGGCCTCGGCCACCGCACTGTCCCCGGCGTTCCTCGACGCCCTGCGGGACCAGAAGACCAAGGACCCGCTCGCCAGTATCCCCGAGATCATCCGCCGTGCTCGGGAGCTCGGCACGCTCTCGGTGGATGAGCCCGTCAACCGCGTCACCGCGTACCGCGCCGCCAAGCGCCTCGGATTGCCGCTCACCGGTCGCGTCGCCAAGCGCCACACCGATATGCGGCGCTTCGCGTTTCCCAATCGCATGCGCATGGTGCTCGTCGACGGCAAGCACTTCCGCGCTGGCGCTGGCCGCCTCAAGCGGGTCGCGTTCTTCTTCATCGACGACTGCTCGCGCCGCATCGTCGGCGTCGTGGTCGGACCCAGTGAGTCGACCATCCTGCTGCTGCGAGGCTTGCTCCTGGTCATCCGCCACTTCGGCTTGATGGACGTGCTGTACTTCGATCGCGGCCCCGGCTTCATCTCCGGCGATACCCACGCCGTCTGCGTCAACCTCGGCATCCACTTCATCCACGGGCGCAAGCGATACCCCGAGGGCCACGGCAAGGTCGAGGCCTTCAACAAGACCGCCCAGCACGATGTCCTGCGAGGACTGCAGCGCCCCGAGGTCGACTCGGACTTCGGCTCCCTCGAGCTTCGCCTCCGCCACTACGTCGAGGAGCAGTACAACCTGCGCCCCCACGAGTCGCTCGACGGCAAGAGCCCTGCCGAGCACTGGAATGCCGACGATCGCCCGCTCCGCTTCCCCCGCGATCAGGAGGATCTGCACCGCAGGTTCTTCGTCACCCATAGCCGTCACGTCTCCGCCGACAACGTCGTTTCGCTCAGCAGCGTCGCCTACGAGCTGCCTCGCGGCCACGCCAACTCCTGGGTCCAGGTTCACCGCCAGACTCTCGACGGCTCCATCTGGCTACCCCACGACGGCAAGCTCGTCCGCCTTCATCCCGTCGATCTCGCCCGCAACGCCGAGGCCCGACGCGCCTCGGCGCTGACACCGGGTGGCAGCGACAACGGCGAAGCCCCCGTCACCGCCGCCGCTCTCGCCTTCGAGCGCGACTTCGGCCCCGTCACCGACTCCACGGGCAATCCCGCCCGCCGTTCACGAAAACCCTGACCCGGAAAGACCGACCATGGACCTCAAGTCTGCCTTCGGCTGCCATTGCACACCCTTCACCCGCGAGCTGCGCCTCGAAGACCTCTATGGCCTGCCCTTCTTCGACCAGGCTCGCGACGGCATCTTGCGCGCCATCGACAAGCGCTCCAGCGCCGCCCTCATCGCTCCGGCGGGCTCTGGCAAGTCCACTGTCCTGCGCGCCATTCTCGGCAGCCTCGCCGAGGCTCGCTACGCCACCCATTACGTCAAGTGCTCTGAAATCGGCAAGCGTGATATGTGCCGCGAAATCGCCCGCGTCGCCAGCGTCCCCTTGGCCAGTTCCTTCCCCGCCCTGTTGCACAACCTCCAGGAGAGGTTCGAAGGGACCTTCATCGATGCCGGCCGCAGGCCTGTCCTGCTCCTCGATGAGGCTCACGACCTCCGCCCCGACGTCCTGTCCATGCTCCGCGTCATCACCAACTTCCAGATGGACAGCCGCCTCGTCCTCAGCCTCGTCCTCGCCGGCCAGCCCGACCTCGGCAGGGTCCTCGCTCAAGACAAGCAGGACGCCATCGCCCGTCGCATCGTCCACTACGCCTCCCTCCGGCCTCTGTCCCGCGACGAGACCGCCCATTACGTCGAGCACCGCATCTCCATTGCCAGCGCTCGCCAGTGCCCCTTCGATGCCGCCGCTCTCGACGCCATCTACGAGATCGGTCGCGGCAACCTCCGCGCCACTGACAACCTCGCCCTCGAGTCCCTCGAGCTCGCTGCCGCCGCCAAACTCAAGGTCGTCGGGGCCCAACACGTCACCGCGGCCAGAAAGTCCCTCTGGCCCGCATGACTCGCCACGACCACTCCGGCACCGCACCGCTCGACGTCTTGCCTACCTCCCGTGCCGCTGCCCTCGACCCGGGCAATGGCGGCGGTTCCGTGCAGTGGCGCATCGACCAGGTCTGGGGCGAGGGCGTCGGCATCCTGGGTGGGCCCCCGAAATGTGCCAAGAGTTGGTTCGGGCTCGACCTCGCCGTCAGCCTCGCCTCCGCCACGCCATTCCTCGGGCGCTTCGCGGCCCTCGACCCCGGGCCTACCCTCGTCTACCTCGCCGAAGACGCCCTGCCGCAAGTCCGCGCCCGCATCGCCGGCATCTGCCTGCACCGCGCCATCGATCTCGCCGCCCTCGACCTGCACGTCATCACCGCCCCCGCCATCCGACTCGACCAGCCTGCCGACCAAGGCCGCCTCGCAGCAACCCTCGACCGGATCCGCCCCAAGCTCCTCCTGCTCGATCCCCTGGTGAGGCTGCACCGCCTCGACGAGAACAGCTCCGCGGATATCTCCGCGCTACTCGGCTACCTCCGTGAGCTGCAGCGACGCTTCGACGTCGCAATCGTCGTCGTCCACCATATGCGCAAGTCCGTCCGCTCACACCTCGGTCAGGCGCTGCGTGGCTCCGGTGATCTCCACGCCTGGAACGATCATGGGGCGTACCTCACCCGCACAGGCCCGCGAGGCGTGCAGATCAGGCTCACCCTCGAGCATCGCGCCGCGCCCGCTCTCGATCCCGTCACGCTCGCGCTGGTGTCCCGCGGAGACGGCAGCGCCACTCACTTGGAAATCGTCGACGCTCCAGAGCGCGACGGCGATGGCCCACCTGCCGCTCCCGCCGCCCCATCCCTGCACGACCGAGTCGTGAGCGCCATCCAGCACGCTGGCCGCCCGCTGTCGCGCGCTCAGCTACGTGACACCCTCCGCGTCAACAACAACCGCCTCGGCCACGTGCTCTGCGAGCTCGAGCACTCCGGCCGTGTGTGTCGCTCCGAAGCCGGCATAGCCTTGCCCGCGTGACTCCCGGGCACGCGCACAGCGCGGGCCACGTATCGCGTATCGAGGCCGCGCACCCCAGGGATCGCCCGATACGATACGCGATACGCCCCCCACCGAGCTCGGCCGCGGGGTGGGGTGCTGCCACCACCTACCGGTCACCATCACGCTCCAGCTACCCGTGGGCCACCCCAGCCGCCGTGCTGCGCCACACCCTACGGCGAGCACCGCGCCGCCCCGTCCTGCTTCAGCCCGTCCACACGCTCATGCGGCGCGGCTCCGCAT
This genomic window contains:
- a CDS encoding DDE-type integrase/transposase/recombinase, which codes for MAEVELPKTTDALTAEALFRYCVIAFVLARETIGDTRAEAITEALDEPHLTVTGLIRTVSRRSLYRWIAAYHCGGIAALEPAKREASATALSPAFLDALRDQKTKDPLASIPEIIRRARELGTLSVDEPVNRVTAYRAAKRLGLPLTGRVAKRHTDMRRFAFPNRMRMVLVDGKHFRAGAGRLKRVAFFFIDDCSRRIVGVVVGPSESTILLLRGLLLVIRHFGLMDVLYFDRGPGFISGDTHAVCVNLGIHFIHGRKRYPEGHGKVEAFNKTAQHDVLRGLQRPEVDSDFGSLELRLRHYVEEQYNLRPHESLDGKSPAEHWNADDRPLRFPRDQEDLHRRFFVTHSRHVSADNVVSLSSVAYELPRGHANSWVQVHRQTLDGSIWLPHDGKLVRLHPVDLARNAEARRASALTPGGSDNGEAPVTAAALAFERDFGPVTDSTGNPARRSRKP
- a CDS encoding helicase RepA family protein, with protein sequence MTRHDHSGTAPLDVLPTSRAAALDPGNGGGSVQWRIDQVWGEGVGILGGPPKCAKSWFGLDLAVSLASATPFLGRFAALDPGPTLVYLAEDALPQVRARIAGICLHRAIDLAALDLHVITAPAIRLDQPADQGRLAATLDRIRPKLLLLDPLVRLHRLDENSSADISALLGYLRELQRRFDVAIVVVHHMRKSVRSHLGQALRGSGDLHAWNDHGAYLTRTGPRGVQIRLTLEHRAAPALDPVTLALVSRGDGSATHLEIVDAPERDGDGPPAAPAAPSLHDRVVSAIQHAGRPLSRAQLRDTLRVNNNRLGHVLCELEHSGRVCRSEAGIALPA
- a CDS encoding AAA family ATPase — its product is MDLKSAFGCHCTPFTRELRLEDLYGLPFFDQARDGILRAIDKRSSAALIAPAGSGKSTVLRAILGSLAEARYATHYVKCSEIGKRDMCREIARVASVPLASSFPALLHNLQERFEGTFIDAGRRPVLLLDEAHDLRPDVLSMLRVITNFQMDSRLVLSLVLAGQPDLGRVLAQDKQDAIARRIVHYASLRPLSRDETAHYVEHRISIASARQCPFDAAALDAIYEIGRGNLRATDNLALESLELAAAAKLKVVGAQHVTAARKSLWPA